One genomic segment of Gemmatimonadota bacterium includes these proteins:
- a CDS encoding NAD(P)-dependent oxidoreductase produces the protein MKILITGITGRIGGNLAAQLVEQGHQVRGLVWPKDPRVEKFEGIDLELIEGSLTEYEDVEKITDGVDIIYHLGAAFQGGGPFKDNDYFEINLRGTFHMLKAAQQRNIKQFIFASTDALYAKYPPEGMDKPIREDAMPREPSGWYALSKSVGEEMCYGYWRAHQLPITILRFCLVVGAGEILDFRQFYLSKLKDLPELKALWHGEERLLLLKDMKGRSYKKHIADVRDITHGCICALNKTQAAGHAIQLGGPRPFTWAEAIPYLSQRLNIPYQEAILHGVPTHYEYDLTKAHDLIGFNPQYDIIRMIEDAIAYREGKTINVLPTE, from the coding sequence ATGAAAATACTCATCACAGGCATCACAGGGCGCATAGGCGGCAACCTGGCGGCGCAACTCGTTGAACAGGGGCATCAGGTCCGTGGGCTTGTCTGGCCCAAAGACCCGCGCGTAGAAAAATTTGAAGGCATCGACCTCGAACTCATCGAAGGCAGCCTCACCGAATACGAAGACGTGGAAAAAATCACAGACGGCGTCGATATCATCTATCACCTCGGCGCGGCCTTTCAGGGGGGCGGTCCATTTAAAGACAACGACTACTTTGAAATCAACCTGCGCGGCACCTTCCACATGCTCAAAGCCGCACAACAACGCAACATCAAACAATTCATCTTTGCGAGCACAGACGCACTCTACGCCAAATATCCCCCTGAAGGCATGGACAAACCCATCCGGGAAGACGCAATGCCCAGAGAACCGAGCGGTTGGTACGCCCTATCCAAATCCGTCGGCGAAGAAATGTGCTACGGATACTGGCGCGCCCACCAACTGCCCATCACCATCTTGCGCTTTTGCCTCGTCGTTGGCGCAGGTGAAATCCTCGACTTCCGCCAATTTTACCTGAGCAAACTCAAAGATCTCCCCGAACTCAAAGCACTGTGGCACGGCGAAGAACGCCTCCTCCTCCTCAAAGACATGAAAGGCCGCTCCTACAAAAAACACATCGCCGACGTACGCGACATTACGCACGGCTGCATCTGTGCCTTAAACAAAACACAAGCCGCTGGACACGCCATTCAACTCGGGGGACCGCGTCCTTTCACCTGGGCCGAAGCCATCCCGTATTTATCCCAACGCCTGAACATCCCCTACCAGGAAGCCATCTTACACGGCGTGCCCACACATTACGAATACGACCTGACCAAAGCGCACGACCTGATCGGCTTTAACCCGCAATACGACATCATCCGCATGATCGAAGACGCCATTGCCTATCGAGAAGGCAAAACCATCAACGTCTTGCCCACGGAATAG
- the betC gene encoding choline-sulfatase — MSHPNILMIISDQMTPFLTGAYGHPVVQTPALNALAENGIRFDAAYTPFPLCSPARACFMTGNNAAKIGAYDNGAELRSDIPTFAHHLTRAGYDTVLSGKMHFIGADQLHGFRRRLTTDIYPEDFRWVKPEWIHIKETKGENYQAIMEQRGRYNAANYDGHKLRIDTWHGPLSYDEETHFRSLEYLHAVGAQKNPKPFLLCASYHHPHEPFWPPQSYWDMYENADIEIPTLPDNLDDTYSMMDNWLNAYHGTRKHDLRDPDALYKLRRAYYGLVTYMDDKVGELLASLKENGLDDNTIVIFFSDHGDMLCEKEMVQKRTFYDWSSRVPFFIRFPDHYKAGSTIDQPVSLIDLLPTLCDIAGLEDHYPCDGTSLMPLIEGAETENREIIVEAHEAVGTPCVMIRKNNYKYNYIHGHEPQLFDLGADPGEWNNLSGQPDHAEIETYLRTRILDDYDFDAIAAANLDSLYRRQLIHEAMQANGTSWAYNPSFDPTKNAQAQYLP; from the coding sequence ATGTCTCACCCCAACATACTCATGATCATCTCAGACCAGATGACGCCATTTCTCACGGGCGCTTATGGCCATCCCGTCGTCCAAACCCCTGCGCTAAACGCGTTGGCAGAAAACGGCATACGCTTTGACGCGGCCTATACCCCCTTTCCGCTCTGTTCACCTGCACGCGCCTGCTTCATGACGGGAAACAACGCCGCAAAAATTGGGGCGTATGACAACGGTGCTGAACTCCGCTCGGACATCCCCACATTTGCCCACCACCTCACCCGCGCCGGATATGACACCGTCCTATCTGGCAAAATGCACTTCATAGGTGCCGATCAACTCCACGGCTTCAGACGCCGCCTCACCACAGACATCTACCCGGAAGATTTCCGGTGGGTCAAACCCGAATGGATACACATCAAAGAAACCAAAGGAGAAAATTACCAGGCCATCATGGAACAGCGAGGCAGGTATAACGCCGCCAATTACGACGGACACAAGCTCCGAATCGACACCTGGCACGGTCCTCTCAGCTACGACGAAGAAACGCACTTCCGATCACTGGAATACCTCCACGCCGTCGGCGCACAGAAAAATCCCAAACCCTTTCTCCTGTGCGCGTCTTATCACCACCCCCACGAACCCTTTTGGCCGCCCCAATCCTATTGGGACATGTACGAAAACGCAGACATCGAAATCCCCACCTTGCCAGACAACCTGGACGACACATACTCCATGATGGACAACTGGCTCAACGCCTATCACGGCACGCGCAAACACGACCTGCGCGACCCCGACGCCCTCTACAAACTCCGCCGAGCCTATTACGGACTCGTCACATACATGGACGACAAAGTTGGAGAACTCCTCGCCTCACTAAAAGAAAATGGCCTGGACGACAACACCATCGTCATCTTCTTTTCGGACCACGGCGACATGCTTTGCGAAAAAGAAATGGTCCAAAAACGAACCTTCTACGACTGGTCCAGCCGCGTACCCTTCTTTATCCGCTTTCCAGACCATTACAAAGCCGGCAGCACAATCGACCAGCCCGTCTCGCTCATTGACCTGTTGCCCACCTTATGCGACATAGCGGGATTGGAAGACCACTACCCCTGCGATGGCACCAGCCTGATGCCCCTCATTGAAGGCGCGGAAACAGAAAACCGGGAAATTATTGTCGAAGCCCACGAAGCAGTCGGCACCCCCTGCGTCATGATTCGCAAAAACAATTACAAATACAATTATATCCACGGACACGAGCCGCAACTATTTGACCTCGGCGCTGACCCGGGCGAATGGAATAATCTCAGCGGACAACCAGACCATGCGGAAATCGAAACCTATCTTCGCACGCGCATCCTCGACGACTATGACTTCGACGCCATAGCCGCAGCCAATTTAGACAGCCTGTATCGCAGACAACTCATCCACGAAGCAATGCAAGCCAATGGCACATCCTGGGCGTACAATCCGAGCTTTGACCCAACCAAAAACGCACAGGCACAGTACCTTCCATAA
- a CDS encoding pyridoxal-phosphate dependent enzyme, with protein MAVISRDELRARIGKVPRVSLGHLPTPLEFCERLTEAVGGPKIYIKRDDCTGLAFGGNKTRQLEFTIAQGLVRGADVLVGGAGSQSNHSRQLAAAAAKLGVDCALVLVKDHKSGSTQGNLLLDNLLGAYFELIDVETQELLDDAKQALIEKFERKGRKPFVVMQPANRPFGAMGYALCMAEMMDQFDAIGETPTTVVLCSGSCTQPGLIFGKTVLGLDMRIVGVRPILWSYDLKDAFLVILRKMAEILDLDVAFDESMIENVDRYVGEEGYGYCSPEGNDAIRLLARTEGILLEPIYTGKTLAGLIDMVNRGEIGKDETVVMVHTGGTPALFAYTEELLS; from the coding sequence ATGGCTGTTATTTCCCGTGACGAACTGAGAGCACGCATTGGCAAGGTGCCGCGTGTGTCTCTGGGGCATTTGCCCACGCCGCTCGAGTTTTGCGAGCGATTGACTGAAGCGGTTGGTGGTCCCAAGATTTATATTAAACGCGATGATTGTACGGGTCTGGCATTTGGCGGCAATAAGACGCGGCAGTTGGAGTTTACGATTGCACAGGGTCTGGTTCGCGGTGCGGATGTGCTTGTTGGTGGGGCGGGGTCTCAGTCCAATCACAGTCGGCAGTTGGCGGCGGCAGCGGCAAAACTGGGGGTGGATTGTGCGCTGGTTCTGGTGAAGGATCACAAGAGCGGCAGTACGCAGGGCAATTTGCTGTTGGATAATTTATTGGGCGCGTACTTTGAACTGATCGATGTTGAAACGCAGGAGTTGTTGGACGATGCCAAGCAGGCATTGATAGAAAAATTTGAGCGCAAAGGGCGCAAGCCTTTTGTGGTGATGCAACCGGCCAATCGCCCGTTTGGCGCAATGGGTTATGCGCTGTGTATGGCCGAGATGATGGATCAGTTCGATGCGATAGGGGAAACGCCTACGACTGTTGTTTTGTGTTCCGGCAGTTGTACACAGCCGGGTTTGATTTTTGGGAAGACCGTTTTGGGTTTGGATATGCGGATTGTGGGTGTGAGGCCCATTTTGTGGTCTTATGATCTCAAAGACGCATTTTTGGTTATATTGAGAAAAATGGCGGAGATTTTGGATTTGGATGTCGCGTTTGATGAATCTATGATTGAAAATGTGGATCGGTATGTCGGTGAGGAGGGATATGGGTATTGTTCACCCGAGGGCAATGACGCGATACGGTTATTGGCGCGAACAGAGGGGATTTTGTTGGAGCCGATTTATACGGGTAAGACGCTGGCGGGTTTGATCGATATGGTGAACCGCGGCGAGATTGGCAAAGATGAGACGGTGGTGATGGTGCATACGGGAGGGACGCCCGCGTTATTTGCTTATACCGAGGAATTGTTGAGTTAA